The genomic region ctctcagtcacatcTGTATCCAATAGATTCCTCAGTATTCTGATATCCCTGGCTGGGAGACAGTGTGACAGTTACAGCTGAGGGGTCAAAGCtaacacatgcatagacatgtCCGTGTAACAAAATGAGAACACATGTATTTTTTTCATAACAAACGAAGTTTTTAGATCTGCATTTTACAGTGCAGCTGCTGGTACCTGTGACCACTAGTCTAGCAGATGTTTGAACAGCCTCCGCTTGGAAAGAAAACACTCCTGTGTCTCCCACAGACACCCGAGTGAGGGTCAAGGTGTGTTTCTTCCCCTGGGCACTGATGCGACAGCTGGGCTTGGATTTCAGCCGGGTGCCATCCTTGGTCCAGGAGCCATCCACGTACGCATGGCTGAGAGTCACCTCGAATGAACAGCACTCCGTCTCCAACAGTTCCACATCTTCCAGACCCTTAACAACCTGGATCTGATTCACTGAAGTGAATGTTCAACAATGTTCATTCTCACTTTAATCACACAAAATTGGTACCACTTTATATGAACCCTTAGGTGTCAATTCATTGATAATCATAATGGAATTTTATTACTATATGCCATTACACGTAAAGGATGTGGTTAGATTTAGTAATGTATGTATTACTAACTTAAGCACACTGTAATAAGGACagttataatataatataaagtgGGACCCAAAATCTCTCAACCCAAACAGAAAAACTTGTTCCACAGGGAAACTACAGGAGCTTCCTCCAGTGTGCAGGCCCATGGCACTACAAACAGGGACACTGCATCATTACATCAAGTGTCATGGTATTTTTTGACAGTTTCACATATCACAAGCTATTAAGGGGAAATAACTAACATTGTGCAAATCTTGAATACAATTGTAACTTTTTTCAAAGAAGAATGGGGAGAAAGTATTCTTACATGCCATGTTGAGCTTTGTGTTTGACTTGTCGTTCATCACTCCCTCTAGGTGGATGGGCCTTTGCTATGAAGGGGTACTCTTCAGATCAATCTGTCTAATtataggttagggttagcataAGTAAACAAACACTTAAACATCACAAAGAAATGCCATCCAGCAAATTGTTGGCATATAATTAGAAAATTATATGCCCCCTGCATAAATATGCCGCCTACAAGATAGCATTTGAAAGCTAGCATTTGCAATTGGCCAAAGAGCTACATATTTTTTCAATGCACTGAAAATGATAGCCTattgtaatgtgtatgtggagCTTCCATGTATCTAGCTAATGAGTGTTTTCCCATCATGCTATGCGGTGGAATGTTGGAGTAGAATTGTGTGAATGTTCTAAGTTGTAATTTTGTGTTTTATGCCCTCCTTTTGTGTCCAGTGTAGCATGTACGACTGTTATTATTTCGGGTGTTAGCTCCTGTATGTTAATTAGCGTATCTATCACCGTCACTGTCTTGGTTATGTCAGAACAAGACTTGCCTTCTGTTTACCTTATTATGTAGGTCAAAGGTTAATACATGGATTGTCCTGGgatttgactgtgtgtgggcACAGGATTTGCTTTAAACTTGATTTGTTCTGATTTTCATTCTTCCTGTTGAAAGCGCTACAATATCTCTCAAAATGCTGACCTCTGGCTTGATTCAAAGACACGGACGTTTCTTTCATTGGTTTGCACTTATACAGCTCCACAAAATCACAGTTAGGGTGACAGTGAAATGTGATATGGGATTTATGTTTATACTTAGACATCACTAAAGACAACAACCTTGAACCTGACATTGACTCCAGAGGTAAAAAGAGCCCAGGGCCAAAAAGCTTTTCTGTTCAGAATTCTCTCACTAAATCTGTGTTGTTTGCTTGCAGAAGAGCAAGCACACGGCTCTGTATGTGTTACACACGTGAACCTCTCCTGGGACCTGATTTTCCCTATTAGCACCCTGAATAGCAGACACCTGACACTGCCTCTTCCTATGTCCAGCACTTGTCACAGATATCACAGACACTGCATCAGGGACAGCTCCCGCATCCAAGGAACATTAGATTATAACTTTCAAGGTGCATGCACATTCTCTGAGTATAGACGACATGGCGTTTATCTCAATTTGTTTCTCAATCGCCTGTCTTGTCTGATTGGTATCAACAATGTAAATTtcaagaaatataaaaaaaatgccatACAGTTAATGACTTCAATTATAAATCAATGTGTACCGTAAATGTAAATCTAGTTTGATAATCTGCCTTAAATCAACATGTTCCACCTAAATATGAAATGAAGTCATCTTGTGATCCACTCACCTTTTGTATTGGTAGTTGCAACATGGGAGGcagctctcttctctccttcaaggttgaagaaaaaaaattgacattTCGCTAAAAAGGTACTTGGCAAAACGTCTCATGTGCCGTAAACATTTATCCTCCCTTTGTCTTCTATCACGTAAATCCCCCAAGATTAACAACAAAAGTCTGGCGAGGGAATTGTATGCCCAGGTCAGTGTGCTACCCCCTGTTCCCCTTGGTGGATGCGCGGTGTGTccagctttttttttcagctttgGTAAAGCCTAATGCTGAACAGCTGACAtatctcccctcacacacactcttctctaaAATAGCTTGTGTCATTCTACACAAAGATAGCaacagctctctttctcctgccacAGCTAGCATCAGCAGAAGACTGCCCATCACGTGCAGATCGCACCCATGATAGATGATAGTTGGATCAATTCAGGGCAAATTCAGGGCTCTGCTGCAAGGGTTCTGCTTCAGACACACTTACTGCTGTTGCAACATGAATTATGACATGAGTGTCATATaaatatggaaaaaaaacaagcctcGTAAAAGGGGTTGGACAGGACACAGGACCCCTTGGAAGGGTAGATTATTGTTCATAAGTATAATCGTTTAAGAGCTCCATTTCCATGTTCCAACCCACAAATGTCTTGAGTTGTGTCCTTCTTTACCCAGATTGCagaaagtgacagtgtgtggTTTAACTGAAAGTTACATTTGAGATGTCTGACATATTTCTTGTTCGCCATCATTATCCTATCTGATGCATGCTCCACTGACAACATCCAAAGTTGAAAGGTCACGGGAGATTAAGAGATACAAGCTGTCATCTACTAAAGGCATCactcattcgctctctctctcctatcacTGCACAACCTGTTTCCCTATGGAGCTCCagtgcagtgagacagagaagagtgtgATTGGAGCTGTCAGACAAGACATGAATTAGATTTCTTCTCAAAAAACCACCAGTTGTACACAAGTGAGGTCAAAGCCAAGTACTTTGGAAACTGTGATTGCGGTCAGATAGTAGAATGTAGAATCAATCAAGGACTACATCATAATTCACTGTCGAGAAGAGCATtcttcacatacacatgccTCCCTCTGTAAGAACCACTGGAACCATTCTAGCTTGCAGTGTAGGCATACAAAATGATAtgggtgttaatatgtgtgggGTTTGCTTCTGTGCACGCAACATTGACTAGTTAAGCATCGCCCATTTTGTTTATCCCTGTAAGTTTGACGGACAAGGCCATGTGTCCAGGGGGGCTTGTGATAGTGTGCCCTGATCTCTGAGCCCTGTCACTGGCCACAGAGCCGGCCTGTCTGTACGTGCTTGGGATGAGAGGACATGGCCCTCAGGTGGTGAGAGCAGCATAACTCATTTTCATACGTTTCTTTTACAGATTTTACCCTTGAAACTGTAGTCTTGTTTAAATTTTTTATTACAGTCggatttaaaatgtattatgcATATCTTTTTTAATGGTAATTAAAATATGACATtgtatattaaataatattaacTACTTAGTAACCGAGATTAGGTTAGTAAATTGTaagtcgaggttagtaagttgtttattatatggcattttttgctcctttcattttgtacatGAAAAGAATTGttaattgttgttttgttgagcTCTACAgaagtcttctcacgacacaatgtgttccaggtgttgcatagcaaccaattacttgctaacttcaagttacaatgatcaatagaaaacggacaacacggctcagctaaaatggctttaatttacagtaaagtaacacaAGTgtttcaaactatagtttctagtcttcatcatcactttcaataacaaatctccgcttcttctgaatttcctcatatcatcatggctgttgatgttttcatttttgtctggATGATAAAACTCAGACTGATCGATTTCGCTCACTTTGAAATTTTCGTCAGAGGGAAATTCGGATCCGTattgaccggtgaggagggcaatacgcgggtggcatgactacccattagccaatcagaacgctcgtactgtcgttgccatataataaaatacattattataaataatgtattgtatgtaatatgtttatatttatgaaTAGTGCAAGCATTTACAAGTAAGTATAACTAATACAATTAGGGCAAAGTTTGTGTGCAAATTCGAAGAACATGCCAGCACTGAAGTTCATCTGATGTGTATAATTGCAATGGCCATACAAGATGCtgttttgagtgcttctccctCTCAGTAATGTGGCCACAGGGAGACAGTATTGATGGGGAAAACACACGTTAAAAATAGCCCCCATGCTAAAGAAGCCAGGGCAATGTGAGGATGTGTTGAATGAATTTAGAACTTGACAAAACAGCTGAGCAGCACCTAAGCTCTTCGGGTCCTTGTTTGGAACCTCTCCACAAGCGCTTCACGTTTCTTTTGGTCTTTACTTTCCTCACTGCTCATAACAGACTTCACTCCCCGAGCCGACAGCCAACAAGCTATGAGTCACGGCCCTCGTTTTACTGACGTTTAATTAGCCCGACGCAATAGCACTCAATGAATAGGTCTGTTCATACTGTCCTTTGTTTGTATGAGATATGAGAAAACTGCAGACCTGAATTCCCATGGGACTAACATACTTCAAGTACACCAGAGACATGCTTCTGAGACAGGGATACCACTGCCCTTGACCTGCTGTTGACACGcgaaaaaaagaggaaacagCTGAAATCCTGTgtcaattaaaacaaaatatttaaaacacacTCAAAAGGGTTACATGAAACTGTTGTGTGATGCGAAACAGGGTCCCTCCACGTCACGCGGTTCACAGTCCATGAAAAATACTTGTGTTTACCGCGGACTTCTCATGCAACAACTGAGGCACTGCTGATCCCAGATAATCTCCTAAAGCCCAGTCTGGGGGACGTCTCAGTTTCATCCGAGACCAATGACAGCAGTGCGGGTATAACTTGGCGTGTGAAATCCCCCACTCCAATAGTTGCCCTTGACGAAACTGCCTTCACACCTCTATGTATGGCCTTAAACTAACAACTGTGATCTGTGGGGGGAATTGCTGTGATGGTGAAGCCAATGAAGTTACCCTGACGACGCAAATTGGGTATATTTTACTGGCCACATATTTGAGCaacaatgataataatgatgatgagtaAAAGGGCGAGAAAATACGTTTTGTATTGCACATACTGTTCTGTATCTAAGTGAAGCGCCCTATGACCCAGTGCAGCCTGTGCAACATCAACACACCCAATGTTTTTGAAAATAGGCAGATTTATTCATGAGAGCACTTCATCTCCCAAGCCACCCTGTGGGATGTTACAAACAACACCAAACATGGACTAAACGCATCTTAAAGAGTGGAATCTTTTACAGAGAAACAACGTAACAACTTAAAACAACTGGTCAGCAACCACACAGGATTGCAATACCAACAGTCTTCGCTTCACAAATGTCTTTTGAGGAAGTCAGACGATTTCATGACATGCAGACAACATGATGACAGCATCAGGTGAGCCAAGTGACCTTGTTCACAGGAGAGTTTGCACcctcacatatatatacagggCAGTCACTCTCTTTAAATAAGGGCTGTGTTACAGAACCATTAATAGACTTCAATTACTTCACTGGCTTTAGTCGCTCAGCAAAATAAGGCTGCTCATTATCTATGTGGAAATTCCCCACCCCACAGAGTAATAACACTGCTTCAAAGTATGGACACTGCGGTCAGCAGTAGCTTCAGATTTAGACATGactttaaaaataatttacatAGTCAACAAAGCTTTTGCAAAAAGAATAaaggtgtgtttatttttttcccccgatGTCCAAATTGGGCTGGGTCAGTGAGATGATGAAGGTGTGGATTGAGttactttttcttcttcttggcaTCTTTGCCTCCCTTGGCTGCCGgctcttcctcttttccagAGGCTGCCTTGGCTCGCTTCTTACCCAGGGGAGTCTTAGCATACCAAGCCTGTGAggacacaatgcaatgcatgtttgcaaagacaaaaaaaactgagCCCGGCGGCCATGAGCGTTCTTCATCATACGACTAATAAAACTGGATAGTTTAggcctttttttaaacacatgcCTGACTGTAGCAGCCTTCTTCTTCATACATCTAATAAAACCGGATAGTTTaggtatttttttaaacacatgcatgactGTGTCTTTACCTTCAGggcctcctcctcgtcctggAAAACGGGGTCGATCTTGGCGAGTGGGACAATGAACTCGGCGGCTGTCAGGGGCTTCTTGGCCAGCTGCTGGGCCCGGCGCTCCGTCAGAATGCCCTGCACCACCTTCACCATGTGACCCTGCGTATACCCGTCCGAGATCTTTGCCAGGGTGCTAAGGTCCAGGGCACTGGTCACCTGGCCACCATATTTCTCAATGAACTGCCGCCATATCACTAAGGAATTGGTGTGAGCTGTTAGCTTCTGatttgatagtataatatattaatattgGCTACTGAAAACTTTAGCCTCACCATATCTGGATGCATAGTCTGGACGCGGAATAAGTATGATCTTGCTGTAGACCTTACAGAAGGCTTTGATGTCAGCATTGAATGGCTCTCGAGTTGTCCCAATGATAAGGACTCGGTCTTCGCCTTTAATGGTTTTGAGGATCTTTGGCAAGTCCTTCTTTAAACGCTTGGGATCtaactaaatgaatgaatgtatgaataaATAATTTTCTCTGAGCTCAGCAAATCATTTTCAGCTGCTAAACCTATACAGATTACCTCTTTTTCCTCCTTGGGCACTTTCTTATAAAACATCTTTTCAGCATCTCCTATCCATACAACTGAGGGCTGCAATGCTCGTGCCACCTACAAAAAACGTTGCAGGCGTTTCATAACTGAACAAAGAGCACATACTTAGACCCCAAAATATTAATCAGTACAACTATGTCAACACGAATTCCTGTAGTATCACAAATAAATGCACGCTAATGTCTTTCCATTCCAAACTTTCACCTTAAACACCATATGAAGCATCATCTGCAGGCCACTCTTGCCCGGGTATTTTCCGACCAGGTtcagaggtgagaggtcaaACAGGTTTGCCCCAACCTCTTGGCAGATGGCATGGACCAACATCTTCTTGCCCACACCTGCAGGTCCTGCAAGAAGCATGGCCTTGATCAGGGGCGCCTTCTCATGCACTTCGTGAGAGCCTGTGAAACATGAGATAGATACGCATCATTGTACCCAGATTTGAAGGATTTGATAACCACTGTGTTAAAGGGGCAATTAGCCACACAGGCTTTAAAGGTGAGAAAGAGGGTACAAGTGGGCTCTGAGCATTTTGAAAAACATTCCAGGCAAAAGGAGATACTTTTACAAGTTGACATTGCAGAGGTTGGCTCATACTAGCAATTTCTAGTGAGAAATGTTACCTAttatgatttttcttttctgtagTAGGCAATGGTGTCTACCACACTTTTACATTATACTAAACCatcaaaaacaataacacataACTGTCGACTGCACAAGTAGACATACCCAGTGGTAGTACGCCATAGAGGGCCATGAGCTGTCGCACATCTGACAGGGATGGCATGGGCTCGATGTCAGAATGCCTTAGTGTCGTTCCCAGGTAACTATAGTCTCCTGTGCACGAGcgttaaaaaaagaatacaacGAACAGGTTGACTGCTAAAATAAAGTGGAGGTGCAGAATtgaatgtgatgatgatgatgacgatgatatTATCATCGTACCTAAATAGTTGTCAAGTTTGACATCATCGGCACGCTTCAGAAGCCCTTGCTGCACGAGCTCCTGAAACAAGGACTCCATAGCCCTAATCAAAACACATGTTAAACAGGAGCTTCGAAGAAAATGACTTTCAAAGAGGACAAATTGCACACAAAAAATAATATATGTGGTAAGATTTTATAATCTTCAGTGCAACAAGACTGAGGAGAATATTATCATTTCACCAAGAGAGGAAGAAACTAGGTATACCTATCTGCTGTCAAgtccttgtctttctttttcttcttggcGCTTTTGgcccctttctttttctgtgtaaAGAATGCATATGTGGcctctgatgcacacacacaggtacacaaacacacacaagaagatgCAGTTGCTGCAGATGTAGCATTGTTGCAAGCTGACAGAGATCAGGCTCTTCACTGGCTCATACCTTGGCGTTTCCCTTGGCCTTGCCGCCTTTATCTTTATCTACGGCCAACTTCCAATTAGCCAGCTCCTGCCTCATCAGCTCATCCACCTGAGTGAGCAACAGAGAGGTCCATTACGCAGCGGCCAGACACAAGGATAAGAGGCATTTGCTCTCATAAGCCCAGCCAAGCCAGAGCCCTTCCTCTTGGGATAAATGTATCTGTCTCGGCAGCCAGGCGTTATTGGTGGTGACGCACGGCAGAGGAACAAGAGCAGGGGGCGATGGGAGTCGATCCTCACCTGCAGTCGGATCTCTGCCTCCACCtccatcctcttcttctccttgatCAGCTCCACATCATGCCTCTGATGGAAGTTTTTGCCCTCGTCGCGATTCTGCCACACGTCTGGGAGCGAGCAAGAGACGCAAGCTTCATTAATATTACACATCTTTCAATCTAAATCAAACGTCTCTTTTCACTTCATTAATACTACACATCTTTCAATCTTAATCCACTTTTTGCAAATAGGAGACTGATATAAGAAGTATTTATTTCTCTCAAATACCAATGAAGGTTTTCTGTCCGGCCTCAAGGTCTGCCAAAAAATGAGACGGCAGCATCTTCAACCCAGCCTCTTCCTCCTATAATTGGACGCAGGCAGTTAAAGTTACTCATTGCCAGAGGCCAGTCCACTGAGACCACTGTGCATGCTGGCTTTCAGCACTGACTTTAATTcccactcattcaacaggtcaTCACACATCGATCACACAGCCTCGGAGTGCATATCCACCTCTTCGCCGCCTTTTCCCTTATCTTTCTTCCCTTTATCCTTCTTCTCATCCTTTCCCTTGGGCTTCTTGTtggcatcctcatcctcctttgCTGCCAGCTCCTCCATTAACTTAAACAAGGGGCAGATGATTTATTATAAGCCACGTGGGGCAACAAGCACCCATTTGTGACAGAGCAACAGCGTGAGGGCAGTTAACATGATTCAGGTGTCCTGCTGTTCTCTGTAGGGGT from Clupea harengus chromosome 10, Ch_v2.0.2, whole genome shotgun sequence harbors:
- the zgc:153738 gene encoding dynein regulatory complex protein 11, which translates into the protein MSHSTYNKLWADAQIELKSLLVLELPAQTARPEKDRVVFFQRLATLYVRYVQIFRHLEETYDQTIHPQKRRVIRTVLDSVMGRVVELKNEMVEKEFSEYHYMDDVIQDLKLTPEAIEIPIPRYFKSERNKVLQDRAKMLSNILDSMGVVTKPEATRGQTLNFEEAIKVIQVAERARQGRLRAKFMREIQRDEERQRRAKDRDLGTDAIEQAVVRIQKVWKGFVQRKKTKREREEEMIFLGMVMGSHDSQPLSYAATVLGNKARRRLKQSDYEEDYKKAITTITDKIRDLEGPDIKETMKDQIRQWFIECHDATGSFPDYPEEEDGGSALIFIEKTPQQLMEELAAKEDEDANKKPKGKDEKKDKGKKDKGKGGEEEEEAGLKMLPSHFLADLEAGQKTFIDVWQNRDEGKNFHQRHDVELIKEKKRMEVEAEIRLQVDELMRQELANWKLAVDKDKGGKAKGNAKKKKGAKSAKKKKKDKDLTADRAMESLFQELVQQGLLKRADDVKLDNYLGDYSYLGTTLRHSDIEPMPSLSDVRQLMALYGVLPLGSHEVHEKAPLIKAMLLAGPAGVGKKMLVHAICQEVGANLFDLSPLNLVGKYPGKSGLQMMLHMVFKVARALQPSVVWIGDAEKMFYKKVPKEEKELDPKRLKKDLPKILKTIKGEDRVLIIGTTREPFNADIKAFCKVYSKIILIPRPDYASRYVIWRQFIEKYGGQVTSALDLSTLAKISDGYTQGHMVKVVQGILTERRAQQLAKKPLTAAEFIVPLAKIDPVFQDEEEALKAWYAKTPLGKKRAKAASGKEEEPAAKGGKDAKKKKK